The nucleotide window TTGCCACCGTCGATGAAGGCCTCTATCTGCGCGAGAGCGGCATGACAGCGCCCATACTCGTTATGTTACAGCCGCCCCGGCGCGCTTTAGAAGACGCCATTAAAAACAAGCTCACCCTGATGGTCGCTGACAAGGGCCTTGCCGACGATATCGGCGCCATCGCCTACGCCATGAATCAAGTCGTCCCCATCCATTTCAAGATCGACACGGGCATGGGTAGACAAGGCATTTGGCACGATGAAGCGAATGCGATGCTGCAGCATATCAAACACATTACCAATATTGATATTCAAGGGATTTGCACCCATTTCCCCTCCGCAGACATTGAGGAAGATTCTTTCACCTTAAATCAGATTAAAGTTTTCAAGCAATTGCTCAAGCAGCTGCAAAAACTTGGTTTCCCTTATGAAATCGCCCACGCTGCCAATAGTGCAGCCATTGTCAATTATCGGGACAGCTATTTTGACGCGGTACGGCCCGGATTGATCTCTTATGGTGTGTGGCCCTCGAAAACCGGAATAAAAGAGGAATTGCTTAAGCGAGTCTTGCGTTGGGAAACCAATATTATCCAACTCCGTGAACTGCCTCCGCAATCAAACATCGGCTATGACCGAAGCTATACCACCTATGGCCCCACGCGTACGGCAATCCTGCCCGTAGGTTATGCCGATGGATATCCTTATCGATTGGCGAATAAGTCCGATGTTCTGATCCGTGGGAAACGCTGTCCTGTGCGCGGCGCCGTATCTATGGATCAAATAGTCGTCGATGTGTCTGCGCTGCCCCGCGTATCCCAAGGGGATACGGCTATTCTCATTGGTAAAGACAGAGACATGGAAATCACGGCGGAAGAATTGGCACAGAAAGCCGGGACCATTCCCTACGATATTCTCACCGGAATAGGGCCGCGGGTTTGTCGCGAATATATACAGCAAAGCAAGGATAAGCAGGACTAAAGCGCTGCCATGACAACAACCCGCTATTTCATCGACGCCTTTAATATCCTGCATGC belongs to Candidatus Hydrogenedentota bacterium and includes:
- the alr gene encoding alanine racemase — encoded protein: MSRNANSRVIIDLDAYRANLAFIRKVVGNTVRMIPIVKANAYGHGLRAIAEAAVDEGVALIGVATVDEGLYLRESGMTAPILVMLQPPRRALEDAIKNKLTLMVADKGLADDIGAIAYAMNQVVPIHFKIDTGMGRQGIWHDEANAMLQHIKHITNIDIQGICTHFPSADIEEDSFTLNQIKVFKQLLKQLQKLGFPYEIAHAANSAAIVNYRDSYFDAVRPGLISYGVWPSKTGIKEELLKRVLRWETNIIQLRELPPQSNIGYDRSYTTYGPTRTAILPVGYADGYPYRLANKSDVLIRGKRCPVRGAVSMDQIVVDVSALPRVSQGDTAILIGKDRDMEITAEELAQKAGTIPYDILTGIGPRVCREYIQQSKDKQD